The genomic segment GATCGTGGTCGTGCTGGGTGCCGAGGCGCAGCGGGTCATCGCGGCCGCCCCCGATCTGCCGCGCACCGTGATCAACCCTGATTGGCCCACCGGCATGGGGTCGTCGCTGCGTGCGGGGCTGCGGGCGGTGGACGCGGACGCGGTGGTGGTCGTGCTGGTCGACATGCCGGGTACAACCCCCGAAGCCGTACGCCGGGTGATCGCCCACGCCACGCCCGACGCGCTGGTCATGGGCGGTTACCAGGGCCGGCGCGGGCATCCCGTCCTGCTGGGCCGCAAGCACTGGCCGGGCGTCATCGAGGCCGCCGTCGGTGATCAGGGCGCCCGCGGCTATCTCAAGAACCATCCCGTACGGGTGGTGCCCGTCGACGACGTGGCCGACGATCTCGACCTCGACGTTCCGGAGCCGAACCCTCATGCGTGATGTGCTGGACAGGCTGGTGGCCTGGTGGGAAGCGGGTGAGCCGGTCGGGCTGGCGACCGTCACGGCGACGTGGTCGAGCGCACCCCGCCAGCCGGGCGCGGCCATGGTCGTCGGCCCGGGCGGCGAGGTCGTGGGCAGCGTCTCCGGCGGATGTGTCGAGGGCGCCGTCTACGAGCAGTGCCTCGAGGTGATCGAGACCGGCCAGGCCCGTACGGTTCGTTACGGCATCAGCGACGACGACGCGTTCGAGGTGGGCCTGACCTGCGGCGGCATCATCGAGCTGCTGGTCGAACGGGTCGACCGGCAGTCGTTCCCCCAGCTGCCCGAGCTGGCCGCGGCGATCGCGGCGTCCCGGCCGGTCGCGCTGCTGACCCGGCTCGACACCGCCGCCCACCTGCTGATCACCCCGGAGGAGCGCACCGGCACGCTGGGCGGCGACCGCGTCGACGACGCCGTCACCGACGACGGGCGCGGGCTGCTGGCCGCGGGGCGCACCGGCGTGCTCCACTACGGGCCGTCCGGCGAGCGCCGGGGTGAGGGACTCTCCGTGCTGGTCGCGTCCTTCGCGCCGCCGGCCCGGATGCTCGTCTTCGGCGCCACCGACCACGCCGCGGCAACCGCCCGCATCGGCTCGTTCCTGGGCTACCACGTGACCGTCTGCGACGCCCGGCCCGTTTTCGCCACCGCGCGTCGCTTCCCCGAGGCCGACCAGGTCGTCGTCGACTGGCCGCACCGCTACCTGACCGCCGAGGCCGACGCGGGCCGGATCGACGAGCGGACCGTCCTCTGTGTGCTCACCCACGACCCCAAGTTCGACGTGCCGGTGCTGGAGGTCGCACTGCGGCTGCCGGTCGCCTACATCGGGGCCATGGGTTCGCGCCGCACCCACGACGACCGCAACAAGCGCCTGCAGGAAGCCGGCCTCACCGGTGACGACCTGGCCCGGCTGGCCTCCCCGGTGGGGCTCGACCTGGGCGCGCGCACCCCCGAGGAGACCGCGGTCAGCATCGCGGCCGAGATCGTGGCGCTGCGCTGGGGCGGTTCCGGGGCCCGGCTGACCGCGACGGCCGGCCGCATTCACCCCGAGTAGGCATACTCCAGCAGCACCACACCCGAGGCGAAAGTCTGCGCCCGTACGGGTTCCAGCCGCAACGAGTGCTCCTCGAACAGCCGTGTGCCGTGCCCCTGCACCACCGGGTAGACGAAAAGCCGGAACAGGTCGACCAGCCCCGTCGGGATCAACGACCGTACGAGGGTGGCGCTCCCCGTCACGGTGATGTCCTGCCCGTCGGTGGCCTTCAACGCGGCGATCTCGTCTTCCAGCGGCCCGCGCAGGATCGTCGTGTTCTGCCAGTCCGCCTTGTCCAGACTGCTGGACACCACGTACTTGGCCACCTGATCCAGGTACGCCGAGACCTCGCCCTGCTGGTGGGGCCAGAAACCGGCGAATTCCTCGTACGTCGTGCGGCCCAGCACGAGCGCGTCGGAGCCGGCGCCGTTGCGTTGGTTGACCGCGGCCAGCTCATCGTCGGTCGTGCTCGGGTCGAACCAGTCACCGATCGGCGAGACGACCCCGTCCAGGGTGATGTTCTCGGTCACCACGAGTCTGCGCATGACCTGCTCTTACCCCCTGCGGCCGGTCCACAACACGGCCGGCCGCCGCAGCACGAACCCGGGCCGCTCGACCATCTGCTCCAACAGCCGCGCATGCATCTCGGCCCGGCGGAACGGCGTCAGACCGTCGATGAACCGCCCCGACCCGTGCGACCGGCTCCACCGCCAGTAGGTCTCCCCGTCCGGAACCGGGATGGCGATCTCGAGGTCGGTCGCGGTCAGGCCGGCCAGCCCGGGAAACCCGTCCGCGAAGTCGAAGTCGTTCCCGTGCCGCCCGTGGCCGTCCTGCTGATACTGCCGATACTCGGCGTAGAGCTCGACCAGCGGGTCGGGCCCGTCCCCGGCTGCGCCCGGCACGGTGAAAGCCAGCCGCCCGCCGGGCCGGGTCACCCGCAGTGCCTCCCGCAACGTGGCCTCCGGGTCGCTCACGATGTGCATCGCGAACCCGCAGACAACGAGGTCGAAACTGGCATCCGGCAACGCGAGCCGGCTCACGTCCATGACGGAGGCCGCCACGCCGGGGTGAGCGGCCCGCAACAACGCCACCATCCGCGGCGCCGCATCCACGGCCGTGACCACCGCACCCCGCGCGAGCAAAGCCCCGGTCATCCCCCCACGCCCGGCCGCCAGATCCAGAGCCCGTACGCCCTTCGGCGGCGCCAGCCTCTCGACAGCCAGCTTCGCGAACCCGGAAAAGAACGGCAGCACTTCGTCGTAGCTCTCAGCCACCCCGTCGAAGTGCTCCACTACTGCGTCGACCACGCCGCCCAGCCTGGCACGGCGCCCGATCCGTGATCGCGACGGCCCGGCCTGGGGAGTGGCACGCCTCCCCTCGACGTCGCGGCGGCCGGTGGCGTCAGGCCCGTGTCCGGGAGGAAGCCCACGCCACGTTCGCGAACCGCGGCGCCGCGGTCCCGGCCACGCACTCAGCGGTGCCGGCTTCGACCGGTAGACCGCGGCGTCGGCGGGCGTTCGCTGGGGGCAGGGTGAACGTGCGCGACGGAGCTATCGTCGGCCGTTGCCCTTTCCACTGTCGTGTCTGGAGCTGCCATGAGTTTGACCGTTGCCGACCGGCTGGAGATTCACGAGGTGATCGCGCTGCACGGTCACCTGAGCGACGCGGGTGCCTATGAGCGGTTCGGTGAGGTGTTCACGTCCGATCTCGTGGTCGACGCCGGCGCCCTCGGCTATGCGCCGGTGTCCGCGCCCGACCCGTCCCGGCCGCGGCTCGACGGCTACATCGCGGCCTCGTACCGGATCGGGCCCGACGGCCCGATCGCCCACCACGTCACCAACGTCGTCGTCCGCGCGGACGGTGACGGTGCCCGGGCTTGGTCGAAGGGGCTCGCGGTGAAAAAGGAGGGCGCGCCGGCCAGTTACATTTATGAGGACCAGCTCGTCCGCACCCCGGCGGGCTGGCGCATCAGGCACCGCACGGTCACCCCGCGCCGGGAGGCCGGGCGCGGCGTCGAGCCGGCCCTAGACTGATACGGCCCGGACGAGGGCGGCCACCGCGGGGGAGTGGCTGTCGCGCGGCCAGGCGAGGACCGTGGTGACGTCGGGGGCGTCGGTGACCGGGACGGCGACGTGTTCGGGCCACTGCCAGGCGCGGCTCGAGGCGGGGATCACCAGGAGCGTGCGGCCGAGGGCGACCAGCTGGGCCAGCTGGGACTGGGTGTGGACCTCGGGGCCGGGGCCGGGCGGGTAGGTGCCGTCGAGCCGGGGCCAGCGGGCCATCGGCAGGCCTGGCACGTGGCTCACCTCGGCCAGCGTGACCCGGGGGCGTGCAGCCAGCGGGTGGGTGGCCGGGACGATCGCCACCTGGCTCTCCGTGTGCAGGTCGGCGGTGTCGAAGCCGGCCAGGTCGTCGTACGGGTGGTGCATGACGGCCACGTCGGCCTGGCCGTCGCGCAGGCGGTGGGCCTGCTCGCCGACCTCGCACAGCAGCACCTCGATCGGGACGGGCGTCACGGCGAGGATTTTCTGCAGGAGTTCGTGCGAGGCGCCGGCCTTGGTCACCAGCACCAGCGGCCGGGCGGGGGCGCCGGCCCGGCGGGTGCGGTGGGCGGCCGCGGTGACCGCGGTCAGGGCCGTGCCGGCTTCGCGCAGCAGCACACGGCCGGCGTCGGTGAGGGCGGCCCCGCGGCGGTTGCGGTCGAGCAGTTTGACGCCGAGGCGGCGTTCGAGGCGGCCGATCGCGCGGGACAGCGGCGGCTGGGCGATCCCGAGCCGTGCGGCGGCCCGGCCGAAGTGCAGTTCCTCGGCCACGGCGACGAAGTAGCGCAGCTCGCGGGTTTCGAGATCGTCCACGGGCCAACAGTAATACCGCGCGGGTATCACAGCGTACGGGGTTGGTCTTGGACTCCGCGGTGGTGGGCGCAGCAGCATGAGAACCATGAACGACAAGAAGATCGCGCTGGTCACCGGCGCCAACAAGGGCATCGGGTACGCCATCGCACAGGGGCTCGCGGCTTCCGGGTTCCGGGTCGCGGTGGGGGCCCGGGACGACGCGCGGCGGACGGCGGCAGTGGAGAAGCTGCGGGCCTGCGGGGCCGACGTGTTCGGGGTCGCCCTCGACGTCGCCTCGGACGAGAGCGTCGCCGCGGCGGCCGCGACCCTCGGCCGTACGGGGGAAGGGTTGGCCGTTCTGGTCAACAACGCGGGCATTGCGGGGCGCCTGGGCTCCGGCGCCCAGGACCCGACGACGCTGGACCTCGACAATGTGCGCACGGTGCTCGAGACGAACGTCCTCGGTGTCGTCCGGGTGACGAACGCGATGCTGCCGCTGCTGCGCAAGGCCGAGTCGCCGCGCATCGTCAACATGTCGAGCAACATGGGCTCGCTGACCTTGCAGACCGGCCCGATCCTGGCCGCTTACGCCCCGTCCAAGACGATGCTCAACAGCATCACGGTCCAGTACGCCCGCCGGCTGGCCGACACGAACGTCATCGTCAACGCCGCCTGCCCGGGCTACGTCGCGACCGACTTCACCGGCTTCCAAGCCCCCCGTACGCCGGAGCAGGGCGCGGCGATCGCGATCAAGCTGGCCACGCTGCCGGACGACGGACCGCGCGGCGGCTTCTTCGACGACGAGGGGGTGGTGGCCTGGTAGGTCAGGCCAGGCGCAGGCGGCGCTCGTTGATCTCCCACGTCATCACGTAGAGGCGGATCATCTGAGCCAGGCTCTCGCCCGAGGTGAACGTGAGCACGACGTGCAGCCCGGGATCGCCGTGCGGGGC from the Paractinoplanes abujensis genome contains:
- a CDS encoding dihydrofolate reductase family protein; amino-acid sequence: MRRLVVTENITLDGVVSPIGDWFDPSTTDDELAAVNQRNGAGSDALVLGRTTYEEFAGFWPHQQGEVSAYLDQVAKYVVSSSLDKADWQNTTILRGPLEDEIAALKATDGQDITVTGSATLVRSLIPTGLVDLFRLFVYPVVQGHGTRLFEEHSLRLEPVRAQTFASGVVLLEYAYSG
- a CDS encoding XdhC family protein, yielding MRDVLDRLVAWWEAGEPVGLATVTATWSSAPRQPGAAMVVGPGGEVVGSVSGGCVEGAVYEQCLEVIETGQARTVRYGISDDDAFEVGLTCGGIIELLVERVDRQSFPQLPELAAAIAASRPVALLTRLDTAAHLLITPEERTGTLGGDRVDDAVTDDGRGLLAAGRTGVLHYGPSGERRGEGLSVLVASFAPPARMLVFGATDHAAATARIGSFLGYHVTVCDARPVFATARRFPEADQVVVDWPHRYLTAEADAGRIDERTVLCVLTHDPKFDVPVLEVALRLPVAYIGAMGSRRTHDDRNKRLQEAGLTGDDLARLASPVGLDLGARTPEETAVSIAAEIVALRWGGSGARLTATAGRIHPE
- a CDS encoding nuclear transport factor 2 family protein, which translates into the protein MSLTVADRLEIHEVIALHGHLSDAGAYERFGEVFTSDLVVDAGALGYAPVSAPDPSRPRLDGYIAASYRIGPDGPIAHHVTNVVVRADGDGARAWSKGLAVKKEGAPASYIYEDQLVRTPAGWRIRHRTVTPRREAGRGVEPALD
- a CDS encoding nucleotidyltransferase family protein; amino-acid sequence: MAWVTAGLVLAAGAGRRYGMPKALIRYPDRLLVERAADTLREAGASPIVVVLGAEAQRVIAAAPDLPRTVINPDWPTGMGSSLRAGLRAVDADAVVVVLVDMPGTTPEAVRRVIAHATPDALVMGGYQGRRGHPVLLGRKHWPGVIEAAVGDQGARGYLKNHPVRVVPVDDVADDLDLDVPEPNPHA
- a CDS encoding SDR family oxidoreductase, which codes for MNDKKIALVTGANKGIGYAIAQGLAASGFRVAVGARDDARRTAAVEKLRACGADVFGVALDVASDESVAAAAATLGRTGEGLAVLVNNAGIAGRLGSGAQDPTTLDLDNVRTVLETNVLGVVRVTNAMLPLLRKAESPRIVNMSSNMGSLTLQTGPILAAYAPSKTMLNSITVQYARRLADTNVIVNAACPGYVATDFTGFQAPRTPEQGAAIAIKLATLPDDGPRGGFFDDEGVVAW
- a CDS encoding class I SAM-dependent methyltransferase, giving the protein MVDAVVEHFDGVAESYDEVLPFFSGFAKLAVERLAPPKGVRALDLAAGRGGMTGALLARGAVVTAVDAAPRMVALLRAAHPGVAASVMDVSRLALPDASFDLVVCGFAMHIVSDPEATLREALRVTRPGGRLAFTVPGAAGDGPDPLVELYAEYRQYQQDGHGRHGNDFDFADGFPGLAGLTATDLEIAIPVPDGETYWRWSRSHGSGRFIDGLTPFRRAEMHARLLEQMVERPGFVLRRPAVLWTGRRG
- a CDS encoding LysR family transcriptional regulator, which gives rise to MDDLETRELRYFVAVAEELHFGRAAARLGIAQPPLSRAIGRLERRLGVKLLDRNRRGAALTDAGRVLLREAGTALTAVTAAAHRTRRAGAPARPLVLVTKAGASHELLQKILAVTPVPIEVLLCEVGEQAHRLRDGQADVAVMHHPYDDLAGFDTADLHTESQVAIVPATHPLAARPRVTLAEVSHVPGLPMARWPRLDGTYPPGPGPEVHTQSQLAQLVALGRTLLVIPASSRAWQWPEHVAVPVTDAPDVTTVLAWPRDSHSPAVAALVRAVSV